From one Bacillus sp. Marseille-P3661 genomic stretch:
- a CDS encoding DUF58 domain-containing protein yields the protein MIETEKEEHSRKADKTVVPEEMNKETQSKLSGKARLTKKYNQVNMTGETKQVNETEKRDQPQEAGHLDEEDESRVPQKTSLLFERYAVWGMLVFLILSIWFQVSPYIILSVFLIILYVLLIWWKKKSLQKVDSTIHLEKSHIFAGESTRLLAAVSNNKWLPLVWLEVELNKTNGLKWEQARDRYVMRILWLLWYQKVEWDIDILAEQRGVYALGQTIVLRSGDGFRFTEVEKEILGYGAELYVYPKLVPVKVPSLALVSQWGADGRKGGIHEDPLLIRGVREYQHGDEWKRINWQATARTGKLQISEYERMLPKNLIFYIDVQGFNVPEKKQEFEWFLSVIASMAVAYDNQGVKLQYGINGVNHKNQGIAYSGHSASITAFLEKMASVTAVSATKNKLLSMLSAEAPLFIFCSSVRQDHLNYVKQHNNKPILVLYLNESSLAVQLGSKGRHLQSVMTV from the coding sequence ATGATTGAAACTGAGAAAGAGGAACATTCGAGGAAGGCTGACAAAACAGTAGTCCCAGAAGAGATGAACAAAGAAACACAATCGAAACTAAGCGGTAAAGCAAGATTAACAAAAAAGTACAACCAAGTGAATATGACAGGTGAGACTAAACAGGTAAATGAAACAGAAAAGCGTGACCAGCCTCAAGAGGCAGGGCACCTGGATGAAGAAGACGAATCCCGAGTACCTCAAAAAACAAGTTTATTGTTTGAACGCTATGCTGTCTGGGGGATGCTTGTTTTCCTAATTTTATCAATTTGGTTTCAAGTTTCGCCATATATCATTCTTTCAGTGTTTTTAATTATTTTATATGTTCTTTTAATATGGTGGAAGAAGAAGTCGCTGCAAAAAGTAGACTCTACAATCCATTTAGAAAAAAGTCATATCTTTGCAGGTGAATCAACACGATTGCTAGCAGCAGTTTCAAATAATAAATGGTTGCCGTTAGTTTGGCTTGAAGTTGAGTTGAATAAGACAAATGGTTTGAAATGGGAGCAAGCTCGTGACCGGTATGTTATGAGAATATTATGGCTTTTATGGTATCAAAAAGTAGAGTGGGATATTGATATTTTAGCTGAACAACGTGGAGTATATGCATTAGGGCAGACAATAGTGCTGCGTTCAGGAGATGGCTTTCGTTTTACAGAAGTAGAAAAAGAGATTTTAGGATATGGAGCAGAGCTTTATGTATATCCAAAGCTAGTGCCTGTGAAAGTCCCTAGCCTTGCTCTTGTTTCTCAGTGGGGTGCAGATGGAAGAAAAGGTGGTATTCATGAGGACCCATTATTAATCCGTGGTGTACGTGAGTACCAACATGGCGATGAATGGAAAAGAATTAATTGGCAAGCAACAGCAAGAACAGGAAAGCTGCAAATTTCAGAATATGAACGTATGCTGCCTAAAAATTTAATATTTTACATCGATGTGCAAGGATTTAATGTCCCTGAGAAAAAACAGGAGTTTGAATGGTTTTTATCTGTTATAGCATCAATGGCAGTAGCTTATGATAACCAAGGGGTAAAGCTGCAATATGGTATCAATGGTGTAAATCATAAAAATCAAGGCATTGCTTATTCAGGCCATAGTGCAAGTATTACTGCTTTTTTAGAGAAAATGGCAAGTGTAACCGCAGTTAGCGCCACTAAAAATAAGCTGTTATCCATGCTCTCGGCAGAGGCTCCTCTATTTATTTTTTGCAGCAGCGTAAGACAGGACCATCTAAA